In Microbacterium binotii, one DNA window encodes the following:
- a CDS encoding helix-turn-helix domain-containing protein, whose product MDKQGNLLLLTEVAEELRRSVDGVRWLIKSQQLKGAKLGGRMVVRREDLDAFVNAAFADAVD is encoded by the coding sequence ATGGATAAGCAGGGCAACCTTCTGCTCCTGACCGAGGTCGCTGAAGAACTGCGTCGGTCAGTTGACGGAGTCCGGTGGCTCATCAAGTCGCAGCAACTCAAGGGCGCGAAGCTCGGAGGCCGAATGGTGGTTCGCCGGGAGGATCTCGATGCGTTCGTCAACGCGGCCTTCGCCGATGCCGTCGACTGA